One genomic segment of Brassica napus cultivar Da-Ae chromosome A3, Da-Ae, whole genome shotgun sequence includes these proteins:
- the LOC111214149 gene encoding pollen-specific leucine-rich repeat extensin-like protein 1, producing MNRRTMEKLYGCFLLLFFFIIFTIIHSTTALTDEEASFLTKRQLLTLPENDNLLDDIEYEVDADLKFANNRLKRAYIALQAWKKAIYSDPFNTSSNWVGTNVCSYKGVFCAPALDDPNMMVVAGIDMNHADIAGYLPHELGLLTDVALFHINSNRFCGIIPKSLSKLTLMYEFDVSNNRFVGPFPIVALSWPSLKFLDVRYNDFEGKLPPEIFDKDLDAIFLNNNRFESIIPETIGKSTASVVTFAHNKFSGCIPKTIGKMKNLNEIMFIGNNLSGCFPNEIGSLNNVTVFDASKNGFVGSLPSSLSLLDNVEQMDFSYNKLTGFVTDNICKLPKLSNFTFSYNFFNGEAQSCVPGTSQDKQFDDTSNCLQNRPQQKSAKECLPVVSRPVDCSKDKCAGGGGGSNPTPNPPKTPEHKPNTPKLEEPSKPNPKESPKPQQPSPEPETEPSKPKEPKPETPKHDSPKPEQPKPKHESPKQESPKKQPPKQEESPEPDMTKPEEPPKHEQSPKTETPKIRSPPMEPPVTDDPYDASPIKKRRPQPPSTEETPQSSPVHSPPPPLVFSPPPPVHSPPPPPVHSPPPPVFSPPPPPVYPPPPPVYSPPPPPPVLSPPPPVHSPPPPVHSPPPPVHSPPPPVHSPPPPVHSPPPPVHSPPPPPPVFSPPPPAPIYSPPPPPPVHSPPPPPVHSPPPPMYSPPPPVHSPPPPVYIPPPSSPINSPPPAFSPPPEPATPLPPATSPMINSPTPSSEVKEESSPVQAPTPDSETVEAPSESDHSPVFKLSPAPAPSSEIEEESSPVQAPTPYSKTIEAPSESDHSPVFKSSPAPAPSLKIEEESSPVQAPTPDSETVEAPSESDHSPVFKSSPAPTPSSEIEEHSSPVQAPTPDSETVEAPSESDHSPVFKSSPAPTPSTEIEEDSSPVQAPTPNSKTVEAPSEYDQSPVLNSAPAPTPISQPNHTPTPLSQPDISPVPSEEQIEAPSPSTQEVKPPVTTSTPPKNNDAGDDDFILPPNIGFQYASPPPPMFPGY from the coding sequence ATGAATCGAAGAACAATGGAGAAGCTTTATGGCTGCTTCCTTCTCCTATtcttttttatcattttcactATCATACATTCTACAACCGCTCTCACCGATGAAGAAGCTTCATTTCTCACAAAACGTCAACTTTTAACTTTACCGGAGAATGACAATCTTCTCGATGATATAGAATATGAAGTCGATGCAGACCTCAAATTTGCTAACAACCGACTCAAGAGGGCTTACATTGCCCTTCAAGCTTGGAAAAAGGCAATATACTCTGATCCCTTCAACACATCATCTAACTGGGTTGGTACAAACGTGTGTTCTTATAAAGGTGTGTTCTGCGCGCCAGCACTTGATGATCCAAACATGATGGTTGTGGCGGGCATTGATATGAACCATGCAGATATAGCTGGATATTTGCCTCATGAACTAGGTCTGTTGACCGATGTCGCCTTGTTTCATATTAATTCCAACAGATTCTGCGGTATTATCCCAAAAAGCTTGTCAAAACTGACATTAATGTATGAATTCGATGTGAGCAACAATCGTTTTGTTGGTCCGTTTCCGATAGTTGCACTCTCTTGGCCATCTTTGAAGTTCCTTGACGTGAGATACAACGATTTTGAAGGGAAACTTCCTCCAGAGATCTTTGATAAGGATCTCGATGCTATTTTCTTGAACAACAATAGATTCGAGTCAATCATCCCTGAGACAATCGGTAAATCGACTGCTTCCGTCGTGACCTTTGCGCATAATAAATTCAGCGGTTGCATCCCAAAAACCATTGGTAAGATGAAGAATCTCAACGAGATTATGTTTATAGGGAATAACTTGAGCGGTTGTTTCCCTAACGAGATTGGATCGTTGAACAATGTGACTGTGTTTGATGCGAGCAAGAATGGGTTTGTTGGAAGTTTACCGTCAAGCTTGTCACTCTTAGATAATGTGGAACAAATGGATTTCTCATACAATAAGCTCACTGGATTTGTTACAGACAATATTTGCAAGCTGCCAAAGTTGtcaaattttacattttcttatAACTTCTTCAATGGAGAAGCGCAAAGTTGTGTTCCTGGGACAAGTCAAGATAAACAATTTGATGATACAAGCAATTGCttacaaaacagaccacaacaAAAGTCGGCTAAAGAATGTTTACCAGTGGTTAGTCGTCCTGTGGATTGCAGCAAGGACAAGTGTGCCGGTGGTGGCGGAGGCTCAAATCCAACACCTAATCCACCAAAAACACCAGAGCATAAACCGAATACACCAAAATTAGAAGAACCATCTAAACCAAATCCAAAAGAATCTCCCAAACCACAACAACCTAGTCCAGAACCTGAGACAGAACCTTCTAAACCAAAAGAACCTAAACCAGAAACACCAAAACACGATTCACCGAAACCAGAACAGCCAAAGCCTAAGCATGAGTCACCAAAACAAGAGTCACCTAAGAAACAACCACCAAAACAAGAAGAATCTCCTGAACCAGATATGACAAAACCTGAAGAGCCACCTAAGCATGAACAATCACCAAAAACAGAAACACCAAAAATTAGGTCGCCGCCAATGGAACCACCTGTCACAGACGATCCTTATGATGCATCTCCGATAAAAAAACGTCGTCCTCAACCACCGTCAACAGAAGAAACGCCACAATCATCACCAGTACACTCCCCACCACCACCTCTTGTATTTTCCCCTCCTCCTCCAGTCcattctcctccaccaccaccagttCATTCCCCACCGCCTCCTGTATTTtcacctcctccaccaccagTTTATCCCCCACCACCTCCGGTATactctcctcctccaccaccaccagttCTCTCTCCTCCCCCACCAGTTCATTCTCCTCCCCCACCAGTCCACTCTCCTCCCCCACCAGTCcattcaccaccaccaccagttcactctccaccaccaccagtcCATTCTCCTCCCCCACCGGTCCATTCACCACCACCACCCCCACCAGTTTtctctccaccaccacctgcACCTATCTACtctcctccacctcctccaccAGTCCACTCTCCGCCACCACCACCAGTTCACTCTCCACCACCTCCGATGTATTCTCCACCACCTCCAGTTCATTCTCCGCCTCCTCCAGTCTACATTCCACCACCTTCATCACCGATAAATTCTCCTCCTCCAGCTTTTTCACCGCCACCAGAACCAGCAACGCCTTTACCACCGGCAACATCTCCAATGATAAATTCTCCAACACCTTCATCAGAAGTGAAAGAAGAGTCATCGCCAGTTCAAGCTCCAACTCCAGACTCTGAAACTGTTGAAGCACCATCAGAATCAGATCATTCACCAGTGTTCAAATTGTCACCCGCTCCAGCACCTTCATCAGAAATAGAAGAAGAATCATCGCCGGTTCAAGCTCCAACTCCATACTCTAAAACCATCGAAGCACCATCAGAATCAGATCATTCACCAGTGTTCAAATCGTCACCCGCTCCAGCACCTTCATTAAAAATAGAAGAAGAATCATCGCCAGTTCAAGCTCCAACTCCAGACTCTGAGACCGTCGAAGCACCATCAGAATCAGATCATTCACCAGTGTTCAAATCATCACCAGCTCCAACACCTTCATCAGAAATAGAAGAACATTCATCACCAGTTCAAGCTCCCACTCCGGACTCTGAGACCGTTGAAGCACCATCAGAATCAGATCATTCACCAGTGTTCAAATCGTCACCCGCTCCAACACCTTCAACAGAAATTGAAGAAGATTCATCACCGGTTCAAGCTCCAACTCCAAACTCTAAGACCGTAGAAGCACCATCAGAATATGATCAATCACCAGTGCTCAATTCAGCTCCTGCTCCGACACCAATCTCCCAGCCGAATCATACTCCAACTCCACTTTCCCAACCAGATATATCTCCAGTTCCTTCAGAAGAACAAATCGAAGCACCATCACCATCAACACAAGAAGTAAAACCACCAGTTACAACATCAACACCACCAAAAAATAATGATGCTGGTGATGATGATTTCATCCTTCCACCAAATATAGGATTCCAATACGCATCGCCACCACCACCAATGTTTCCTGGTTACTAA
- the BNAANNG40180D gene encoding uncharacterized protein BNAANNG40180D translates to MVSQKLEFCIELVKMAVVFVAAVAESLEEAFRKPQPALPVVHDGRRNSYANVPIPLVGFM, encoded by the coding sequence ATGGTGTCTCAAAAGCTGGAGTTTTGCATCGAATTAGTGAAGATGGCAGTCGTTTTTGTCGCCGCCGTGGCTGAATCATTAGAAGAAGCTTTCCGTAAGCCTCAGCCGGCGCTTCCGGTAGTTCATGACGGTCGCCGGAACAGTTACGCTAACGTTCCCATTCCTCTCGTTGGATTCATgtga
- the BNAA03G35060D gene encoding uncharacterized protein BNAA03G35060D, which translates to MLDVNVYKYNSAFTSKTSQRQEFSRRGKHIEGKKHIPQKRKTQTEEEYIFIFLLQIKHSMVSQKLEFCIELVKMAVVLVATVAESVEEAFRKPHPPLPAVHDGRRNSYANVPIPLVGFM; encoded by the coding sequence ATGCTCGACGTGAATGTGTATAAATACAACTCGGCTTTTACAAGTAAGACCTCACAAAGACAAGAGTTCTCGAGACGCGGAAAACATATAGAGGGAAAGAAACACATACCTCAAAAGCGCAAAACACAAACcgaagaagagtatatttttatttttctcctaCAAATTAAACACAGTATGGTGTCTCAGAAGCTGGAGTTTTGCATCGAATTAGTGAAGATGGCAGTCGTTCTTGTCGCCACCGTGGCTGAATCAGTAGAAGAAGCTTTCCGTAAGCCTCATCCGCCGCTTCCGGCAGTTCATGACGGTCGCCGGAACAGTTACGCCAACGTTCCCATTCCTCTCGTTGGATTCATgtga